A single Corynebacterium resistens DSM 45100 DNA region contains:
- a CDS encoding DNA polymerase III subunit epsilon has protein sequence MNDHESQANPGSRQLARHGSSSGPNRPGPRRRPRRRVTRRAGGPMDAQTAAQNLAAKRSARAAQQSEDSPVSTGPHRVAEHKLHGEIPSLEAAPFVTLEVATSGIHPTTSRLVAMSLVFYGPSTDADAPGEEVSAVTLRFNPGEDIGPWHLHGFHTADVAQEPSFTNSTDTLFRALDGRTVVLHRCALTWGFIMQEFKRAQRTINRSRRGRGGRGRGRGHSNPPPKIALPVPTEIIDTLATARRQSLECYDSRIRAVTAAYVDRLGRDDATLPASTLPELGAQASQERGSTDPKILMEADARLVTALFLMQLQVAQSDGGAIARIVPAELTADQFGLQRSSVRVDAAIAPRPHVNPGQLPTGGQLVQGMEFVISPDVATNPDTLIAAGVREGLVYSEKLNRRSSLVVCNTNHELRGKAMHADRKGIPLVSDTEFLALLEHVQPGELEETPQRPGAGARPNTRGWSSPSRSSTAVGVAKARGARRRGKRRGGGPNRNDGSKTGNNKGGGNSGKAAGGNSNSGSSNRNNNRNRRSGQRNHR, from the coding sequence ATGAATGATCACGAGTCGCAGGCGAACCCGGGATCGCGCCAGCTGGCTCGTCACGGCAGTTCCAGTGGGCCCAACCGCCCTGGGCCGCGGCGGCGCCCGCGCCGGCGCGTAACCCGCCGTGCCGGTGGGCCGATGGATGCACAGACAGCTGCGCAAAATCTCGCTGCCAAGCGCAGCGCGCGAGCTGCCCAGCAGAGCGAAGACTCCCCCGTTTCTACCGGCCCACACCGTGTGGCTGAGCACAAACTGCACGGCGAGATCCCGTCGCTGGAGGCAGCTCCGTTTGTCACCTTGGAGGTTGCGACCTCCGGCATTCACCCCACGACATCACGCCTAGTAGCCATGTCCTTAGTGTTCTATGGCCCGAGCACGGATGCGGATGCGCCGGGGGAAGAAGTATCTGCGGTCACGCTGCGCTTCAATCCCGGCGAGGACATCGGGCCGTGGCACTTGCATGGATTCCACACCGCGGATGTGGCCCAGGAGCCGAGTTTCACGAACTCCACCGATACGCTGTTCCGCGCTTTGGACGGCCGCACCGTGGTTTTGCATCGATGTGCCCTGACGTGGGGGTTTATCATGCAGGAATTCAAACGGGCTCAGCGGACGATCAACCGCTCGCGGCGTGGGCGCGGCGGTCGTGGGCGCGGGCGCGGGCATTCAAATCCTCCCCCAAAGATCGCGCTACCAGTTCCAACGGAGATCATCGATACCCTCGCCACCGCTCGTCGCCAGTCGCTAGAGTGTTACGACTCGCGGATTCGCGCGGTCACGGCGGCCTACGTGGATCGTCTTGGCAGGGACGACGCCACGCTGCCCGCTTCCACGTTGCCTGAACTGGGTGCACAGGCATCCCAGGAACGTGGCTCCACAGATCCAAAGATTTTGATGGAAGCCGACGCCCGGTTGGTGACCGCACTGTTTCTGATGCAGTTGCAAGTCGCGCAATCGGATGGCGGTGCAATCGCGCGGATTGTCCCCGCGGAGCTCACCGCGGACCAGTTCGGCCTACAACGCAGTTCCGTGCGGGTCGATGCCGCAATCGCACCACGCCCGCATGTGAACCCTGGCCAGCTGCCCACCGGTGGGCAGCTGGTGCAGGGCATGGAGTTTGTTATCAGCCCTGATGTCGCCACGAACCCCGATACTCTCATCGCTGCAGGTGTGCGCGAAGGATTGGTTTACTCGGAAAAGCTGAACCGACGAAGCTCGTTGGTGGTGTGTAACACCAACCACGAGCTTCGTGGGAAAGCCATGCACGCAGACCGCAAGGGAATTCCGCTGGTTAGCGATACCGAGTTCCTCGCGTTGCTCGAACATGTCCAGCCCGGCGAGTTAGAGGAAACGCCCCAGCGCCCCGGCGCAGGGGCTCGTCCCAATACCCGCGGGTGGAGTTCGCCATCCCGTTCCTCGACTGCCGTGGGGGTGGCTAAAGCGCGGGGCGCGCGGCGTCGAGGTAAAAGGCGCGGAGGTGGCCCTAACCGCAACGACGGCAGCAAGACCGGAAACAACAAGGGCGGTGGGAACTCCGGGAAAGCAGCTGGCGGTAACAGCAATTCCGGAAGTAGCAACCGGAACAACAACCGCAACCGCCGCAGTGGACAACGCAACCACCGGTAA
- a CDS encoding DUF418 domain-containing protein, whose protein sequence is MIILHMASLVWHTKVILSGLPAALFAVIAGVTMMIIARTPSVTSTLKLVVRGCIVTLIGLALLPVGGEIQVVLVVMGITMILVSWVPALNVWWKLALFIAATVAATVKYAPMTLPQIYPLLAWIAYFLIGMVFYEVYIRGNRTALQWTVTGIATVIAAVGWFYRFQTEMPGWLRFTGHTGVLGEILLSVAVAAIVLHLCLLVGRAAPRLSYPFAAMGAMSLSVYILHVLTAYYWQSHVALHNTGWACAFIALFLVFASVWHRFVGKGPAERVVAKAIDLTVPAGKKN, encoded by the coding sequence ATGATAATTCTGCACATGGCTTCGCTTGTCTGGCACACGAAAGTCATTCTTTCGGGCCTCCCAGCAGCTCTTTTTGCAGTTATTGCGGGTGTAACAATGATGATTATCGCCCGCACCCCGTCCGTAACGAGCACTCTGAAGCTGGTCGTCCGTGGCTGCATTGTCACTTTGATTGGTCTTGCGCTCTTGCCAGTTGGTGGCGAGATTCAGGTTGTTCTCGTTGTCATGGGAATCACCATGATCCTGGTGTCTTGGGTTCCAGCGCTCAATGTGTGGTGGAAGCTCGCCCTGTTCATTGCAGCCACCGTCGCGGCAACAGTGAAGTATGCACCGATGACGCTTCCGCAGATCTATCCTCTGTTGGCGTGGATTGCATACTTCCTCATTGGAATGGTGTTTTACGAGGTGTATATCCGCGGTAACCGAACTGCACTGCAATGGACGGTTACGGGTATTGCAACAGTGATTGCCGCGGTGGGCTGGTTCTATCGCTTCCAAACCGAAATGCCGGGATGGCTGCGATTTACGGGCCACACGGGCGTTCTCGGTGAAATTCTTCTTTCAGTGGCTGTTGCTGCCATCGTCTTGCACTTATGTCTACTCGTTGGACGAGCAGCCCCACGGCTGAGCTATCCCTTTGCAGCTATGGGGGCAATGTCGCTAAGTGTCTACATTCTGCACGTCCTGACGGCCTACTACTGGCAGAGCCATGTCGCATTGCATAACACGGGATGGGCCTGCGCATTCATTGCGTTGTTCTTGGTCTTCGCTTCTGTCTGGCACCGCTTCGTCGGAAAGGGGCCGGCTGAAAGAGTCGTCGCCAAAGCTATTGACCTCACTGTTCCAGCAGGAAAGAAGAACTAA
- a CDS encoding YbaB/EbfC family nucleoid-associated protein, translating into MTQPDMNQLMQQAQQMQAQLQEAQREIVASTVEGTAGNGLVSLTLSGSGEVQDLTLKPEVVDPEDVETLQDLIVGAFQDANKKLQALAEEKMGPLSQGLNGMGF; encoded by the coding sequence ATGACCCAGCCAGATATGAACCAGCTCATGCAGCAGGCACAGCAGATGCAGGCACAGTTGCAGGAAGCGCAGCGCGAAATTGTTGCTTCCACCGTTGAAGGCACCGCCGGCAACGGCTTGGTTTCCCTGACCCTGTCCGGCAGCGGCGAGGTTCAGGACCTCACCCTGAAGCCAGAGGTTGTCGACCCTGAAGACGTTGAGACCTTGCAGGACCTCATCGTGGGGGCATTCCAGGATGCCAACAAGAAGCTGCAGGCTCTGGCAGAGGAAAAGATGGGTCCCCTGTCTCAGGGCCTGAACGGCATGGGCTTCTAA
- a CDS encoding Mur ligase family protein, translated as MSLRSRVATAAADAATWASRKTGRGAGGMIGGLIAGAIDPNLLTNLGGDRPVALITGTNGKSTTTRMMTAAVRTATSVCTNEGGDNMDAGVISALLAGRDADSVVLEVDELHVPSIAEKLDADVLVLLNLSRDQLDRVGEINKIERALRACVEARPSMTVVANCDDVQVTSVAWDSPNVVWVSAGAGWVGDSTSCPRTGGSIIQDGQDWYATKKLPDGREFRRPAPEWTVTPDGLRDPHGNVHPLNLTLPGDANRGNALQALVGALKLNPAVDVAPAIEQIEKVDNVAGRYSTVQFGQHQVRLMLAKNPAGWQEALSMVDRTADSLVISVNGQVADGQDLSWLWDVKFEKFESQYVVAAGERGTDLAVRLGYASVVHDLVKDTVEAIKQCPPGRVEVLANYTAFRDLKRVLDREGTVIDTPRGADGSSQSTAGTGDDTANHIAHRPSSHNSNPTPDTKE; from the coding sequence ATGAGCTTGCGTTCACGGGTGGCGACGGCAGCTGCAGATGCCGCGACCTGGGCCTCTCGGAAAACTGGACGTGGCGCCGGCGGGATGATCGGTGGCCTCATCGCGGGTGCTATTGACCCGAACCTGCTGACTAATTTAGGCGGCGATCGGCCGGTAGCACTGATCACCGGAACTAACGGTAAATCCACCACCACACGGATGATGACTGCTGCTGTGCGCACCGCAACTTCGGTATGCACCAACGAAGGCGGCGACAACATGGATGCCGGTGTAATCAGTGCTTTATTGGCAGGTCGAGACGCCGACAGCGTGGTACTGGAAGTCGATGAACTGCACGTGCCGTCTATCGCCGAGAAATTGGATGCGGACGTGTTAGTGCTGCTGAATCTGTCGCGCGATCAGCTGGACCGGGTTGGCGAGATCAACAAGATCGAACGCGCGCTGCGCGCCTGTGTGGAAGCACGGCCGTCCATGACCGTGGTCGCGAACTGTGATGACGTGCAGGTGACCTCCGTGGCATGGGATAGCCCGAACGTTGTGTGGGTTTCCGCAGGTGCGGGCTGGGTTGGGGATTCAACGAGTTGCCCGCGCACTGGTGGTTCGATCATTCAAGACGGCCAAGATTGGTACGCCACGAAGAAGCTGCCCGATGGTCGAGAGTTCCGCCGCCCCGCCCCTGAGTGGACGGTTACCCCGGACGGCTTGCGTGATCCACACGGCAACGTGCATCCACTGAACCTGACGTTGCCCGGTGATGCCAACCGCGGCAATGCGCTGCAAGCCTTGGTGGGAGCGCTGAAACTGAATCCAGCGGTGGATGTTGCCCCCGCGATCGAGCAGATCGAAAAAGTCGATAACGTCGCCGGCCGTTACTCCACCGTGCAGTTCGGCCAGCACCAGGTGCGGCTGATGCTGGCGAAGAACCCGGCCGGTTGGCAGGAGGCGCTATCGATGGTGGATCGCACCGCCGATAGCCTTGTTATCAGCGTGAATGGCCAAGTCGCAGATGGGCAAGATCTGTCTTGGCTATGGGACGTCAAATTCGAAAAGTTCGAAAGCCAGTACGTGGTGGCTGCCGGTGAGCGCGGCACGGATCTAGCCGTGCGTTTGGGCTATGCCTCGGTGGTTCACGATTTGGTGAAGGACACGGTCGAGGCCATTAAGCAGTGCCCTCCCGGGCGCGTAGAGGTTCTGGCCAATTACACCGCGTTCCGCGATTTGAAACGCGTGCTGGATCGGGAGGGCACGGTGATTGATACGCCTCGCGGAGCAGATGGGTCGTCTCAATCCACTGCGGGCACCGGCGACGACACGGCGAATCACATTGCTCATCGCCCATCCAGCCACAATTCAAACCCCACCCCCGACACGAAGGAGTAA
- a CDS encoding type 1 glutamine amidotransferase, with protein sequence MSDIYADGRDNKAQLHIGLILPDVLGTYGDDGNALVLRQRARLRGITAEIVPIKLGEAVPENLDIYTVGGGEDTAQILAAEHLAKDGGIVRAANAGRPVLAICAGLQVFGQSFRASDRMVDGLGLLDATTSSLEKRMIGEITSAPNTDSAHPVSSQLTEPLTGFANHMGATILGPDAQPLGRLTKGTGNTDESGARGAGLSSHEVETQIKAEGAVQGSIVATYMHGPALARNPQLADALLAAAMDTTIAELPAMESGFGAQLEQEVAKLRRERLS encoded by the coding sequence ATGAGCGATATTTACGCTGATGGGCGCGACAATAAAGCCCAGCTACACATCGGGCTGATCCTTCCCGACGTGCTGGGGACCTACGGAGATGACGGCAATGCACTGGTGCTACGCCAGCGCGCTCGCTTGCGCGGGATTACCGCGGAGATCGTCCCGATCAAGTTGGGCGAAGCGGTGCCGGAGAACCTCGACATTTACACCGTGGGGGGCGGCGAGGATACTGCTCAGATTTTGGCTGCCGAGCACCTCGCCAAGGACGGTGGCATTGTTCGCGCCGCAAATGCCGGCCGGCCCGTTCTAGCGATCTGCGCTGGCCTACAGGTTTTCGGCCAATCCTTCCGGGCTTCGGATCGCATGGTTGATGGTCTTGGTTTGCTTGACGCCACCACGTCTTCCCTAGAAAAGCGCATGATCGGGGAAATTACCTCTGCACCGAACACGGACTCTGCCCACCCCGTTTCCAGCCAGCTGACCGAACCGCTCACGGGCTTCGCAAACCATATGGGTGCCACGATCCTTGGTCCCGATGCCCAACCACTGGGTCGATTGACCAAGGGCACGGGCAACACGGATGAATCGGGAGCGCGCGGAGCAGGCCTGAGTTCCCACGAGGTGGAAACCCAGATCAAGGCAGAAGGCGCGGTACAGGGTTCCATCGTGGCGACATACATGCACGGTCCAGCCTTGGCGCGTAATCCGCAGTTGGCGGACGCACTACTGGCTGCCGCAATGGATACGACTATCGCGGAACTACCTGCTATGGAAAGTGGCTTTGGCGCGCAGTTGGAGCAAGAGGTTGCGAAGCTGCGTCGCGAGCGTTTGAGCTAA
- a CDS encoding recombination mediator RecR yields the protein MFEGPLQDVIDEFSRLPGIGPKSAQRIALHLMEVEAEDLKRFQAALGRLQDGVAFCRICHNISQEDICRICADSSRDKSIICVVEESKDIQVIERTAEYRGRYHVLGGALDPLAGVGPKELNVTPLVQRIGGVLNDVARPGEGDEVVYDPAPEIEEVIIATDPNTEGEATASYLGRLLKDFPGLKVTRLASGIPMGGDLEFVDELTLSRAFAGRTALG from the coding sequence TTGTTCGAAGGACCGCTGCAGGACGTCATCGACGAGTTCTCGCGCCTACCCGGCATCGGCCCCAAGAGCGCGCAGCGCATTGCACTGCACCTCATGGAGGTTGAGGCGGAAGATTTGAAACGCTTCCAAGCTGCGCTCGGTAGGTTGCAAGACGGGGTGGCGTTTTGCCGTATTTGCCACAACATTTCGCAGGAGGATATCTGCCGCATTTGCGCGGATTCCTCGCGCGATAAATCCATCATTTGTGTGGTGGAGGAATCCAAGGACATCCAAGTTATCGAGCGCACGGCTGAGTACAGAGGCCGGTATCACGTGCTCGGCGGAGCCTTAGACCCCCTGGCGGGCGTGGGCCCTAAGGAATTGAATGTGACGCCATTGGTCCAACGCATCGGTGGTGTACTCAACGACGTGGCCCGTCCAGGCGAGGGCGACGAGGTGGTTTATGACCCTGCTCCGGAGATCGAGGAAGTGATCATCGCCACCGATCCGAATACGGAGGGCGAGGCGACCGCCAGTTATTTGGGCAGGTTGCTCAAGGACTTCCCTGGGTTGAAGGTGACCCGCTTGGCTTCGGGTATTCCGATGGGTGGAGATTTGGAGTTCGTCGACGAGCTTACTCTTTCCCGCGCCTTCGCTGGACGCACCGCGCTGGGCTAG
- a CDS encoding poly-gamma-glutamate biosynthesis protein PgsC/CapC, producing the protein MKQGLAKTLLPALWLVPLSAAGGLVLAFLSKTIFGTGVEYGLFGRGVDHLYLVLMAAASVCLALFIQEGPLKNLGWRTGGYVSAGFVAAAVFNINYLWVLLFSTIVVYAAGKVFLDRVPLFGKHRFLMLCLFSFTFVTLSELIFTRYFNGEFFRLENLVFCILPAVIANDLLNHGYKRTLPGMGVSSGAIAAVASVFAFL; encoded by the coding sequence ATGAAGCAGGGTCTCGCCAAAACTCTGCTTCCAGCACTGTGGCTAGTTCCACTGAGTGCCGCTGGCGGCTTGGTCCTCGCATTCTTGTCCAAGACCATTTTCGGAACTGGAGTGGAGTACGGGTTGTTTGGGCGTGGCGTCGACCACCTATACCTCGTGTTGATGGCTGCGGCGTCCGTGTGCTTGGCACTGTTTATCCAGGAAGGTCCGTTGAAGAACCTAGGTTGGCGAACGGGCGGCTATGTTTCCGCTGGATTCGTCGCAGCGGCGGTCTTCAACATTAACTACCTGTGGGTTCTGCTGTTCTCTACGATCGTGGTGTACGCCGCCGGGAAGGTATTTCTAGACCGAGTTCCGCTGTTCGGTAAGCACCGCTTCCTGATGCTGTGCTTGTTTTCCTTCACCTTCGTGACGTTAAGCGAGCTCATCTTCACCCGGTACTTCAATGGCGAGTTTTTCCGACTTGAGAATCTGGTGTTCTGCATCTTGCCTGCGGTCATTGCAAATGACCTGCTGAACCATGGCTACAAGCGCACGCTTCCGGGCATGGGTGTGTCCTCCGGAGCGATCGCGGCTGTGGCTTCGGTGTTTGCTTTTCTCTAG
- a CDS encoding trypsin-like serine protease, producing MRQRIFTVLAVAGITLLGTPYAAALENGDPAPDTEESRAVAALRIGRVGSFGDCTGTLVAQQWVLTARHCLESVRNEGTQARIAGQVYDADRWALSPLSDAALLHLTKPVTDVTPARIATEVPKKGQRGTLYGWSSSSSMARKGQLPKSEMEVAELLGGAPSVGGAGSDSHKGATPEGVESVPAQQAMPGAGGVESVPAEQAMPGAGAPAEGVESIPAQQALPAPGAGGSGDGSASQSMPAIAGSTILDVHATGRAGMQGGDSGGPFFVDGKLAGLATAGTSNGDPDLPSSSAAITTLAGTKDWVEGVASGRDTKSVLTAETTPDPPRTPQTSADHKRTYLIVGVAGLVAAAVIARIPAVRSRQTRKV from the coding sequence ATGCGTCAACGAATTTTCACTGTCCTCGCCGTCGCTGGGATCACTTTGTTGGGAACCCCATACGCTGCCGCATTGGAGAACGGCGATCCAGCTCCTGATACAGAAGAATCACGCGCTGTTGCAGCGTTGCGAATTGGTCGAGTCGGAAGCTTTGGGGATTGCACCGGCACGCTCGTTGCTCAGCAATGGGTTCTCACTGCCCGGCACTGCCTGGAATCTGTCCGCAATGAAGGCACGCAGGCCCGGATTGCCGGCCAGGTTTACGACGCTGACCGGTGGGCGCTTTCTCCTCTCTCTGACGCCGCACTGCTTCACCTGACAAAGCCGGTGACAGATGTGACTCCAGCCCGCATCGCTACCGAAGTCCCAAAGAAAGGCCAGCGTGGGACGCTCTATGGCTGGAGCAGCAGTTCCTCCATGGCGCGCAAGGGGCAACTGCCAAAATCTGAAATGGAGGTAGCAGAACTTCTGGGCGGCGCGCCGAGTGTAGGTGGTGCCGGATCGGATAGTCATAAAGGGGCTACTCCCGAAGGTGTGGAGAGTGTCCCAGCGCAGCAGGCTATGCCGGGTGCTGGCGGAGTGGAAAGCGTGCCAGCCGAGCAAGCTATGCCGGGCGCGGGAGCTCCAGCTGAGGGAGTGGAAAGCATACCGGCACAACAGGCCCTGCCGGCCCCAGGTGCCGGTGGTTCAGGCGATGGATCGGCGTCGCAAAGTATGCCCGCCATTGCAGGCAGCACCATTTTGGATGTGCACGCGACCGGACGGGCGGGCATGCAAGGCGGTGACTCAGGCGGACCGTTCTTCGTCGATGGAAAGTTGGCCGGATTGGCGACTGCAGGAACATCGAACGGAGACCCTGATTTGCCGTCGTCGAGCGCAGCGATCACCACTTTGGCTGGCACTAAGGATTGGGTAGAAGGCGTAGCCAGCGGCAGGGACACAAAATCGGTTCTCACTGCGGAAACTACTCCTGATCCCCCACGCACACCTCAAACCAGTGCTGATCATAAGCGGACGTATCTTATCGTGGGAGTTGCGGGGCTCGTTGCCGCAGCCGTGATCGCTCGCATCCCTGCGGTTCGCAGTCGTCAAACGCGAAAAGTCTAG
- the leuA gene encoding 2-isopropylmalate synthase has protein sequence MSTNDAFISAPARITTPNGDIPSDQPAWNKQRNSSMPSGRYMPFHEEVEHITLPDRTWPDKIIDRAPQWCAVDLRDGNQALIDPMSPERKRRMFELLVQMGYKEIEVGFPSASQTDFNFVREIIEHNMIPDDVTIQVLVQAREHLIRRTFEACSGAKNVIVHFYNSTSKLQRRVVFRKDKEAIKKLATDAAHLVKEIAKDYPDTNWRWEYSPESYTGTEVAYAKEVCDAVVDVLNPTPENPVIINLPSTVEMITPNVYADSVEWMHRNLARREDIILSLHPHNDRGTGVATAELGYMAGADRIEGCLFGNGERTGNVCLVTLGLNMLTQGVDPQIDFSDIDQIRRTVEYCNQLRVPERHPYGGDLVFTAFSGSHQDAINKGIDALADSVKPGARPAEISDEEFQKQTWEVPYLPIDPKDVGRTYEAVIRVNSQSGKGGVAYIMKTDHGMDLPRPMQVEFSSVVQTVTDTEGGEVNAKAMWDIFAGEYLDREAPLEAIALTVDGGQNEGEEAKVTAQVVYKGEQKTVQGRGNGPVAAYCNALEALGIDVEVQEYNQHARTAGDDAEAAAYVLATVDGAKVWGVGIAGSITYASLKAITSAVNRAA, from the coding sequence ATGTCCACGAACGATGCTTTCATTTCGGCCCCCGCCCGGATCACAACCCCCAACGGCGACATCCCATCCGACCAGCCCGCGTGGAATAAACAGCGCAATTCCTCCATGCCTTCCGGCCGCTACATGCCATTCCACGAGGAAGTCGAACACATCACACTGCCGGATCGCACATGGCCAGACAAGATCATCGACCGCGCCCCACAATGGTGTGCCGTCGACCTACGCGACGGCAACCAAGCGCTGATCGATCCCATGAGCCCCGAACGCAAACGTCGCATGTTCGAACTACTGGTACAGATGGGCTACAAGGAAATTGAGGTTGGCTTCCCCTCTGCTTCACAGACTGACTTCAACTTCGTCCGCGAGATCATCGAACACAACATGATCCCAGATGACGTCACAATCCAAGTACTGGTCCAAGCCCGCGAACACCTGATTCGCCGCACCTTCGAAGCCTGCTCAGGAGCGAAGAACGTCATCGTCCACTTCTACAACTCCACCTCCAAGCTGCAGCGCCGCGTGGTATTCCGCAAAGACAAGGAAGCCATCAAAAAACTAGCCACTGATGCCGCGCACCTAGTAAAAGAAATCGCCAAGGACTACCCGGATACAAACTGGCGCTGGGAATACTCCCCGGAGTCCTACACCGGCACCGAGGTCGCCTATGCCAAGGAAGTGTGCGACGCCGTCGTCGACGTACTCAACCCCACCCCAGAAAACCCCGTGATCATCAACCTGCCCTCCACAGTCGAGATGATCACCCCCAACGTATACGCAGATTCCGTCGAATGGATGCACCGCAACTTAGCCCGACGCGAAGACATCATTTTGTCCCTACACCCCCACAACGACCGCGGAACCGGTGTAGCCACCGCCGAGCTAGGCTACATGGCTGGCGCGGACCGCATCGAGGGCTGCCTGTTCGGCAACGGCGAACGCACCGGAAACGTGTGCCTGGTAACGCTGGGATTGAACATGCTGACCCAGGGCGTCGACCCACAAATCGACTTCAGCGACATCGATCAGATCCGCCGAACTGTCGAGTACTGCAACCAGCTGCGGGTACCGGAACGCCACCCCTACGGCGGCGATCTGGTGTTCACTGCTTTCTCGGGCTCTCACCAAGATGCCATTAATAAAGGAATCGACGCCCTGGCGGATTCGGTGAAGCCCGGCGCTAGGCCCGCAGAAATCTCCGATGAGGAGTTCCAGAAGCAAACTTGGGAGGTGCCATACCTGCCAATCGATCCGAAGGATGTGGGCCGGACGTATGAAGCCGTGATTCGCGTGAACAGCCAATCCGGTAAGGGCGGCGTGGCTTACATCATGAAGACGGACCACGGCATGGATCTGCCACGACCGATGCAGGTGGAGTTCTCGTCCGTGGTTCAAACTGTGACGGATACCGAAGGCGGCGAGGTAAACGCGAAGGCCATGTGGGACATCTTCGCCGGTGAGTATTTGGATCGTGAAGCACCACTGGAAGCGATCGCATTAACGGTTGATGGTGGCCAAAACGAAGGCGAGGAAGCCAAAGTCACCGCTCAGGTGGTGTACAAGGGCGAGCAAAAGACCGTGCAGGGGCGCGGAAATGGCCCAGTTGCGGCTTACTGCAACGCGCTGGAGGCACTGGGGATTGATGTGGAAGTGCAGGAATATAACCAGCACGCGCGCACCGCGGGCGATGATGCGGAAGCTGCCGCTTATGTACTGGCGACCGTGGATGGAGCCAAGGTGTGGGGCGTGGGCATCGCCGGTTCCATCACCTACGCTTCCCTGAAAGCCATCACCTCGGCAGTAAATCGCGCAGCATAA